Genomic DNA from Halomonas sp. BDJS001:
AGAATCATCTGTATGGGAAGACGCAAAGCGCTGGCGATATACCGAGGGTGATACGCCGTAGTAACGCTGAAACTGGCGGCGCAGCTGCTCCGCGCCGCCCAGCCGCCAGCGTTGTGCCAGGCGCTCAAGGGATACGTTTTCGCGCCCGTTGAGCAGCGCCAAGCGTGCTTGCTCGAGGCGTAGTTGGGTTAGGTAAGCGCCGGGGGTGGTATGCAGATGACGCCTGAACAGTCGGGTTAAATGGCGCGGGGAGACCGCCATCAGGTCGGCCATACTCTCAAGCCCGTGATCTACGCTGGGGTCGGCGTGGAGCTGATCCAGCAAGCGGCGCAGCGGCCCCGCCTCTTGTTGGTGTCGCAGTATCTCGCTGAACTGCGACTGCCCACCAGGGCGCTGCAAAAAAACCACCAGCTCGCGGGCAACCCTCCCGGCAAGCTCAGCACCGTGATCCGCCTCTACCAGCGACAGCGCTAAATCAATCCCCGCCGTTACACCGGCGCTAGTGTAGCGACCACTGCTTTCGATATACAGCGCATCGGGCTCGACGCTAAGCGCGGGGTACTCATCTGCCAATTGAGGTGCATGGCGCCAGTGGGTGGTGACGCGGCAGCCATCCAGTAAACCTGCAGCGGCTAACAAAAAGGCCCCGGAGCAGATCGAACCTAGCCGTCGTACCTCTGGGGCCACCTCACAAAGTACCTGCTTCACTGCGGCTATTTCTCGCTGCTGTATCACGCCGCTGCCGCCCGCCACCAACAGCGTATCCAGGGGCAGTAAATGGGTAAGTTGATGGTAGGTGTGCGTAGCGTGCACGGCTAGGCCGCCGTTGGTGACAACCGGGCCGACGGCATCGGCGACCAGGGTCAACTGATAGAGCGGCTGGGGGCTTAGCGCATTGGCACTGGCAAACACCTGCCAGGGGCCGCTGACATCCAGCAGTTGGCAGTCGGGGTAGGCAAATAGAGCAACATGGCGAGTCACATTCTCTCTCCGCTAACAGGGAATCGAAGCATTAGAGAGAGTTTCAGCGCTGCGCCCAATGTCGGCAAGGACGATTACCCCACCGATATGGACATTTCGCTAGATACGCTATTCGAAGAGTATTAATCAGCCTGTTTTATCTAACGGAGCTGCCATGACAGTTTACAGCTTGCCAAGCGTAACTTATCCACTCGCTGATGTACCTACAACTGCAGGGAGTAGCACCTTTAGGGAGAGTTTCATCATGTCGGAGGATAGAAGCATTTATTTTCCTTGATGCTTACTTACTTTTACTTCAAACCTTAAAGCGGCTTGCCAGCCCTTTAAATATCCATTATAGCTTATGAAGTATATAACTTAGCAAAAAATGGATATTTCTCACCGATGAATATACTTTCACCTTCCCCGCTTTCACTACCCGAACCTCTTCCTTGGCCCAAGGCCTATAGCATGCCTCCTACCGTTGGGATGAATGCGATAGAACTATCGAATGCGATTCACTCACGAGATATTAGTTGCAAAGAGGTAATCGCGGATTATCTCGCCCATATTTCACTACTTAATCCTATTGTTAACGCGATTGTCTCATTGCGCGACACTGATGATTTGCTTGCTGAAGCCACGCAATTAGATAGGGAACTTGCTAAAGGGCAATCTCGTGGTTGGTTACACGGGATTCCTCAAGCCATCAAGGATTTATCTTCTACAGCAGGTATAAGGACGACGCTTGGCTCTCCCCTTATGGCCAACCAAATACCTGACACTGATACGATTATGGTGTCACGGATTAAGCGCGATGGCGCCATTATCATAGGAAAAACCAATACCCCTGAATTCGGCTTTGGCTCCCAAACCTTCAACACTGTTTTCGGTGCGACGCGCAATGCCTATCACCCACATCTAACCGCCGGTGGCTCAAGCGGTGGAGGCGCGGTAGCCCTGGCACTTCGCATGTTACCGGTCGCCGACGGTAGCGATATGATGGGCTCTTTACGTAACCCGGCTGCTTATCAAAATTTATACGGCCTTAGACCTGCATTTGGGCGCATTCCTTCAGCATCAGCACCCGATCTTTTTGGGCATCAGTTGAGTACCGAAGGCCCTATGGCCAGAAATATCGAAGACCTTCAACGCCTACTGATCACGCAATCTGGTCACGATCCACGTGCTCCACTCTCTATAACCGACTCCTTAACCAACCTTTCTGGCTCTTTGAACGCTTGCCAGCGTGGTAAACGCATTGCATGGCTTGGCGATTGGCAGGGAGAGTTGCCGCTCGAATCCGGTGTACTTGAGCTATGCGAAAACGCAGTTAAACAGTTTGAACAGATTGGCTGCACCATTGAGCAACCTGATATGCCGATGTCGATGGAATCACTTTGGGAAAGCTGGCTGACACTGCGGCAATGGGCTATTTCCGGTAACTTAGTAGACACTTATCAAGCCCCTGAAAAGCGCCGTTTATTGAAACCAGAAGCGCAGTGGGAAATAGAACAAGGGCTTGCCTTGTCTGCCCTGGATGTCCATAAAGCCAATGTGACGCGCAGCCAGTGGTATACAGAGCTACATAAACTGTTCTTGCATTACGACTATGTCATGCTGCCCAGCGCACAATGCTTCCCCTTCCCTGTGACAACGCAGTGGCCAAATGAAATCGCTGGCAAACCTATGGATACCTATCACCGATGGATGCAAATTGTCATACCTGGCTCTCTCTCAGGCTGCCCTGTATTAAACTTACCTGCGGGCTTTAATGATAACGACCTACCGATGGGCATTCAGGTAATCGCACCCCATCGAGCCGAGCTAGCGCTATTGCAACTTGGTCAAGCCTACCAATCAATCTTACCCAGTTGGAAACATCGTTTGCCGCCCTGTTTTTCTGAATAGCTTTTCTCAAAAAACCTTTGTGAAAAACCATGCTCCGTGAAGACAACCGCGACTCAACCGATACAGGCATATC
This window encodes:
- a CDS encoding GlxA family transcriptional regulator is translated as MTRHVALFAYPDCQLLDVSGPWQVFASANALSPQPLYQLTLVADAVGPVVTNGGLAVHATHTYHQLTHLLPLDTLLVAGGSGVIQQREIAAVKQVLCEVAPEVRRLGSICSGAFLLAAAGLLDGCRVTTHWRHAPQLADEYPALSVEPDALYIESSGRYTSAGVTAGIDLALSLVEADHGAELAGRVARELVVFLQRPGGQSQFSEILRHQQEAGPLRRLLDQLHADPSVDHGLESMADLMAVSPRHLTRLFRRHLHTTPGAYLTQLRLEQARLALLNGRENVSLERLAQRWRLGGAEQLRRQFQRYYGVSPSVYRQRFASSHTDDSIQESVSCL
- a CDS encoding amidase, with protein sequence MPPTVGMNAIELSNAIHSRDISCKEVIADYLAHISLLNPIVNAIVSLRDTDDLLAEATQLDRELAKGQSRGWLHGIPQAIKDLSSTAGIRTTLGSPLMANQIPDTDTIMVSRIKRDGAIIIGKTNTPEFGFGSQTFNTVFGATRNAYHPHLTAGGSSGGGAVALALRMLPVADGSDMMGSLRNPAAYQNLYGLRPAFGRIPSASAPDLFGHQLSTEGPMARNIEDLQRLLITQSGHDPRAPLSITDSLTNLSGSLNACQRGKRIAWLGDWQGELPLESGVLELCENAVKQFEQIGCTIEQPDMPMSMESLWESWLTLRQWAISGNLVDTYQAPEKRRLLKPEAQWEIEQGLALSALDVHKANVTRSQWYTELHKLFLHYDYVMLPSAQCFPFPVTTQWPNEIAGKPMDTYHRWMQIVIPGSLSGCPVLNLPAGFNDNDLPMGIQVIAPHRAELALLQLGQAYQSILPSWKHRLPPCFSE